The DNA region GTAGGTCTTTTGAATAACTTCAGGAAGAATATTAATCAAATTCCTCAAAGAAAAGTAGAAGGTAGTTCAAGATTTATTTATTGGAAAAAGCATCCTGAAAAGCCTAAAAAAGATATTCGAAAGTTTAATGAGGAAACATCTATTGTTAAAAATGCTTTGTATGACAAGATGGTGGATAAATTGAAATCAGAAGGTTGGGTTTTTAATGGAGTTTCAGAAGATAAAATTTTAGTTCTTGCAAATCGTCGAGTAGCTCAAAGGGCAGGTTTTGGAAATTTATTTGAGATATTTTCAAATCGCTTTGGACTGGCCACTAAGGAAAGACTTTTAGATAGAACACATCCATTGATAACATTTTTTGTAGGTACGATTGACAAAAAAACATCACAAGAAAGAAAAACTGGACTTGAGCATTTGTTAGACTACTGGGTTGCAAATAATCAGAATGAAGTAATAAGGTTTATCAAGAAAAAAGGTACTGCCCTTAGTGGTGAATTTAAACATATTGACAAAAAGCGGATTTATGAATTAATTGATACTATTTCCAGGATGAGGACAAGTGATTCTGTAAAAGATTTGTTAGAAATTACGAGAGCAAATGGAATTATTTACGACAAGAGGCTTGATGAATTTATTACTAAGACAAACCTTTCCGAGGAACTGGTTCCTGAAGAAGAAAAGGAAACTCATGCAAAAAATAAGATTTTATTAGATTCATTTTTAAGTCTTCCATATTCAGAAATACTTACTTTTTGGAAGCATATTCAAAATTATACTGTATTTTCAACAAAACATGGTACAAAGGGGGATGAATATAGAAATGTGCTTGCTGTCATCGATGATACCGAATGGCCAAGTGAATATAATTTCAAAGACTTTTTTAATGATTCAGATAAAATTGAAGAACGGAAATTGAGGACACGAAATTTGTTTTATGTAGAGTGTTCCAGAGCGATAGATAATTTGGTAGTCTTATGCTTATCTGAACTTGATTCAACTGCTATAACAGCTATTGAATCTTGGTTTGGTAAAGAGAATGTATATGATATAGAGGGTTTTATTAGATAATTATAATTAAAATGAAATTCACTGAAGAAACATTAGAGCAAGCCATAATTGAACTATTTGAAGCTGAAAATTATCAGCATGTAAATGGCATTCACATTCATAAAGAAATGAGTGATGTGATTCTTCGGGATGACTTAAAGGCATTTTTGTTGAATAGATATAGTCATGAAAATATTACTATAGGAGAGATAAATGGCATTATTCGAAAATTGGAACTATTGCCTTCCTCTGCCTTATACGACAGCAATAAAGCGGTAATGAAAATTATTTCGGATGGGTTTACTTTAAAAAGAGAAGACCGTAATAAGAAAGATTTATTCATTCAGCTCATTGACTATTCTATAGTTGAAAAGGCCAATGAGTTTGCCGAAACCGAAAGCTTTAAAATCGCTGCCGAGCCAATACAAGCTTATAGCCTTGGTGGAAATAACATATTCAAAATAGTAAACCAACTCGAAATTCAAGGATACGAAAAAAGAATTCCCGACGGCATAGTATATATAAACGGTTTGCCTTTAGTTGTTCTGGAATTTAAAAGTGCCATTAAAGAAAATTGCACTATACGGAATGCCTATACGCAATTAACCTCACGATACCAAAGAGACATCCCTGAACTGTTTAAATATAATGCTTTGTGTGTAGTAAGTGATGGAGTTAATACAAAGGCTGGTTCTCTTTTTGCTCCTTATGATTTCTTTTACTCATGGAGAAAAGTAGAAGGTGATGAGCCTGTCGAACAGGAAGGCATAAATTCACTCTTCACAATGATTAAGGGATTGTTTAATCAAGAGCGATTACTCGATGTAATTCAACATTTTGTGTTTTTTCCAGACACCAGTACTAAAGAAGAAAAGATAGTGCCAAGATATCCACAATACTATGCTACTAACAAGCTTTTTAATAACATTATTCGAAATATGAAGCCGGAAGGTAGCGGTAAAGGGGGTACTTATTTTGGTGCTACCGGCTGTGGAAAAAGCTTTATAATGCTATATCTTACAAGGATGCTAATGCGGAGCCTCCACTTTCAAAGCCCAACAATTGTGTTAATAACAGACCGCACGGATTTAGATGACCAACTTTCTGGTCAATTCACAAATGCTAAAGAATTTATTGGAGATGACCTAGTGGTAAGCGTTGAAAGCCGAGCGCAGTTAAAAACATATCTACAAGATCGCAAAAGCGGAGGCGTGTTTCTCACTACTATTCACAAATTTAATGAAGATACGGATTTACTGACTGACAGATATAATGTGATTTGTATAAGCGATGAAGCTCACCGTTCACAAATTAATTTAGAACAAAAAGTCAAAATAACATCAAAGGGAGTCGAAAAAACTTATGGTTTTGCCAAACATCTTCATGATTCATTACCAAATGCCACCTATGTTGGATTTACCGGAACTCCAATTGATGCAACTATAAATGTCTTTGGAGGCGTTGCCGATTCATATACCATGAACGAATCCGTCTATGATGAAATAACAGTTAAAATCGTTTATGAAGGTCGAGCCGCCAAAGTGATATTGAACGAAGAAAAACTGAAAGAAATCGAAAGATATTACCAGAAATGTGCTGAAGAGGGAACCAATGAGCATCAAATTGAAGAAAGTAAACGAGCAGTGACTAGAATCGAAGAAATACTCGGTGATCCAGATATTATTAAGGAAATAACGCAGGATTTTATTAAACACTACGAAAAACGAATCGAAGAAGGAGCCACCATAAAGGGAAAGGTTATGTTTGTTGCTCCAAGTCGTCCAATAGCATTTGCTCTTTACAAGCAAATAGTTGAACTAAGGCCACAATGGGTTGAAATCAGAGAATGTGACGATGGTGTAGAATTAACGGAATCTGAAAGGAAAAAGGTTAAACCAATCGAGAAAATTAAAATGGTAATGACCCGCGATAAAGACGACAAAAAGGAATTATATGACTTATTAGGAACCAAGGACAATCGAAAAGAACTCGATAGACAATTTAAAAATGAAAAATCTAATTTTAAAATTGCCATTGTTGTAGATATGTGGCTTACAGGATTTGATGTTCCTTTTTTGGATACAATGTATATATACAAACCTGTGCAATTGCACTCATTAATTCAGACAATTTCCAGAGTTAATCGTGTA from Saprospiraceae bacterium includes:
- a CDS encoding type I restriction endonuclease subunit R, which gives rise to MKFTEETLEQAIIELFEAENYQHVNGIHIHKEMSDVILRDDLKAFLLNRYSHENITIGEINGIIRKLELLPSSALYDSNKAVMKIISDGFTLKREDRNKKDLFIQLIDYSIVEKANEFAETESFKIAAEPIQAYSLGGNNIFKIVNQLEIQGYEKRIPDGIVYINGLPLVVLEFKSAIKENCTIRNAYTQLTSRYQRDIPELFKYNALCVVSDGVNTKAGSLFAPYDFFYSWRKVEGDEPVEQEGINSLFTMIKGLFNQERLLDVIQHFVFFPDTSTKEEKIVPRYPQYYATNKLFNNIIRNMKPEGSGKGGTYFGATGCGKSFIMLYLTRMLMRSLHFQSPTIVLITDRTDLDDQLSGQFTNAKEFIGDDLVVSVESRAQLKTYLQDRKSGGVFLTTIHKFNEDTDLLTDRYNVICISDEAHRSQINLEQKVKITSKGVEKTYGFAKHLHDSLPNATYVGFTGTPIDATINVFGGVADSYTMNESVYDEITVKIVYEGRAAKVILNEEKLKEIERYYQKCAEEGTNEHQIEESKRAVTRIEEILGDPDIIKEITQDFIKHYEKRIEEGATIKGKVMFVAPSRPIAFALYKQIVELRPQWVEIRECDDGVELTESERKKVKPIEKIKMVMTRDKDDKKELYDLLGTKDNRKELDRQFKNEKSNFKIAIVVDMWLTGFDVPFLDTMYIYKPVQLHSLIQTISRVNRVYEGKEMGLVVDYIGIKSSMNLALKKYGVVQEENFNGIEKAVNIVKDQLDLLTRLFHGFDNRLYFEGTPLQQLQCLNLAVEFAQQTDDRQKRFMDNAKKLRSAFNLSCSSEEISQTERDYIHYYSAIKSIIHKISTGEAPDTSQMNEHVRKLIQEALISDGIEEIIKIDDSDPKNSLNIFSDEYLAKIEKIKLPNIKIKLLQKLLSKAIDEFKKTNRIQGVDFSKRLKNLVDLYNERKDFQAFQSDVLDDVADKFADLFNDLVKERNSFVELGIDFEEKSFYDILKAIAEKYQFEYPHDKLIVLSKAVKQIVDDKTKYTDWAQKEDIKAELKVDLILTLAEHGYPPVPKDEVFKEIFEQAENFKKYN
- a CDS encoding ATP-dependent helicase, yielding MNAFENITRYLEEGKSFVLEAGAGSGKTYTLIQTLDYLIQNYGDKIRRSNQKIACITYTNVAKKEIIDRIDNNNLVLVSTIHEFMWTSIKQYQKQLKLELCKLNEINHANDISKGKAESRYIANLAERIDAIEKVVYNDTSFNDFENGILQHDDVIEIAKSMYENYTLLTDIIAERFPYIFVDEYQDTANDTIFSLIECLLKRNTNSIILGFYGDSHQKIYDYGVGDLVKYYISNGGEIELVKKEENYRSSKAVVGLLNNFRKNINQIPQRKVEGSSRFIYWKKHPEKPKKDIRKFNEETSIVKNALYDKMVDKLKSEGWVFNGVSEDKILVLANRRVAQRAGFGNLFEIFSNRFGLATKERLLDRTHPLITFFVGTIDKKTSQERKTGLEHLLDYWVANNQNEVIRFIKKKGTALSGEFKHIDKKRIYELIDTISRMRTSDSVKDLLEITRANGIIYDKRLDEFITKTNLSEELVPEEEKETHAKNKILLDSFLSLPYSEILTFWKHIQNYTVFSTKHGTKGDEYRNVLAVIDDTEWPSEYNFKDFFNDSDKIEERKLRTRNLFYVECSRAIDNLVVLCLSELDSTAITAIESWFGKENVYDIEGFIR